A single Musa acuminata AAA Group cultivar baxijiao chromosome BXJ2-1, Cavendish_Baxijiao_AAA, whole genome shotgun sequence DNA region contains:
- the LOC103994487 gene encoding probable alpha,alpha-trehalose-phosphate synthase [UDP-forming] 9 — protein sequence MKVTNIVSGSHGVTVGDEDLASPTSIFLKRQVVVANFLPLHTARDKTTGKWCFEWDEDSLLLQMKDGFSPEIEVVYVGSLKVDVDAEEQEEVSQELLEEFKCIPTFLAPHLQRSFYHGFCKRHLWPLFHYMLPISAAQGELFDKSLFGAYISANRIFADKAVEAMNSDEDYIWIHDYHLMLLPILLRKRLSQVKLGFFLHSPFPSSEIYKTLPVRDQLLKGLLNADVIGFQTFDYARHFLSCCSRLLGLDYKFKHGYIGIEYFGRIVSIKIAPVGVHVGRLEKLLKCPTTIAKVQEIKQRFKGKTLFLGIDDMDIFKGMSLKLLAFEFMLQRNQNLRGKMVLIQIANPPRTVGKKVMETRSEVISIVERINSVYGSPGYEPVVFMDYSIPYHMKIAYYVMADCCIVNAVRDGMNLVPYEYVVCRQGTEEIDRHRGINMVRCTSTLIVSEFIGCSPSLSGAIKVNPWSLQDVADALYHASELSENVRQLHHEKHYRYVISHHVAYWVQSFLQELERACQGNCNQKYYRLGIGLNFRVVSLSPDFRKLSVDELVSSYKRTNHRAIFLDYDGTIMPAGSACKIPSMRLISILNDLCTDPQNTVFIVSGRERTALGEWFCSCTNLGIAAEHGYFIRWNVDSDWESSPPFGVSFEWRNTVERVMKSYTEATDGSFIESKESALVWNYQDADFEFGSCQAKELSSHLESLLANDPVVVRRGHYIVEVIPQGVGKGRAVDKILGQLVANGKPPELIICVGNDRSDEDMFQSINNATKKESSTAAPEVFACTVGQKPSSAKYYIDETSDVLLLLKALVQSQNKIVSP from the exons ATGAAGGTTACCAATATAGTTTCTGGCTCTCATGGAGTGACAGTAGGTGATGAAGATTTAGCTAGTCCGACGTCAATATTCCTGAAAAGGCAAGTTGTGGTCGCAAATTTCCTTCCGCTGCATACCGCTCGGGATAAAACAACTGGAAAATGGTGCTTTGAGTGGGATGAAGATTCTTTACTCTTGCAGATGAAAGATGGGTTTTCCCCTGAAATTGAGGTCGTCTATGTAGGTAGTCTGAAGGTTGATGTAGATGCAGAAGAGCAAGAAGAGGTTTCACAAGAGCTCTTAGAGGAGTTTAAGTGCATACCGACTTTTCTAGCTCCTCATCTCCAAAGAAGCTTCTACCATGGCTTCTGTAAAAGACATCTTTGGCCACTTTTTCATTACATGCTGCCCATCAGTGCGGCACAAGGTGAGCTCTTTGATAAATCTCTTTTCGGAGCCTACATTTCTGCCAACAGGATATTCGCTGATAAAGCCGTGGAGGCAATGAATTCAGATGAGGACTATATTTGGATTCATGATTACCACCTCATGCTTCTACCAATTCTCCTAAGGAAGCGGCTGAGTCAAGTCAAGCTTGGTTTTTTCCTTCATAGCCCATTCCCATCCTCAGAAATCTATAAGACTCTTCCTGTTAGAGATCAACTGCTTAAGGGGTTACTGAATGCTGATGTAATTGGTTTTCAGACATTTGATTATGCACGCCACTTCCTTTCTTGTTGCAGCAGGCTGCTAGGCCTAGATTACAAATTTAAGCATGGGTACATAGGAATTGAGTATTTCGGCCGTATTGTGAGCATTAAGATTGCTCCAGTTGGTGTTCATGTTGGCCGGCTTGAGAAACTTCTAAAATGTCCAACCACAATTGCCAAGGTTCAAGAGATAAAACAAAGATTTAAAGGGAAGACATTATTTCTTGGTATTGATGACATGGACATCTTCAAGGGTATGAGTTTGAAGCTTTTAGCGTTTGAATTTATGTTGCAGAGGAATCAAAATCTTAGAGGTAAGATGGTCCTGATTCAAATTGCTAATCCTCCAAGAACAGTGGGAAAAAAAGTGATGGAAACAAGAAGTGAGGTGATCTCAATTGTTGAAAGAATAAACAGTGTCTACGGTAGTCCAGGTTATGAACCTGTGGTCTTTATGGATTATTCTATTCCCTATCACATGAAGATCGCATATTACGTGATGGCGGATTGTTGCATTGTAAATGCTGTCAGGGATGGTATGAACTTAGTACCATATGAGTATGTAGTTTGTAGACAAGGGACGGAGGAGATAGATAGACATCGAGGCATTAATATGGTGCGATGCACAAGCACACTGATCGTCTCTGAATTCATCGGCTGTTCTCCATCCCTGAGTGGAGCTATAAAAGTCAACCCTTGGAGTCTTCAGGATGTTGCTGATGCCTTATATCATGCGAGTGAGCTGTCTGAAAATGTGAGGCAGTTGCATCACGAAAAACATTATCGATATGTTATCTCTCATCATGTAGCTTATTGGGTTCAGAGCTTTCTACAGGAACTAGAAAGAGCTTGTCAAGGCAATTGCAATCAGAAATACTACCGCCTTGGTATTGGTTTAAACTTCAGAGTTGTTTCTCTTTCTCCAGATTTCAGAAAGCTATCTGTAGATGAACTTGTCTCTTCATACAAAAGAACCAATCACAGGGCAATATTTTTGGATTACGATGGAACCATAATGCCTGCAGGTTCTGCATGTAAAATCCCCTCAATGAGACTCATTTCCATTCTTAATGACCTTTGCACTGATCCCCAAAATACAGTTTTCATCGTCAGTGGAAGAGAGAGGACTGCTCTTGGTGAGTGGTTTTGTTCTTGTACAAACCTAGGAATCGCTGCTGAGCATGGCTATTTCATCAG ATGGAACGTAGACTCCGATTGGGAATCTTCTCCACCTTTCGGTGTCAGCTTTGAGTGGAGAAATACTGTTGAGCGGGTGATGAAATCATACACCGAGGCAACAGATGGTTCCTTTATAGAATCAAAGGAAAGTGCACTGGTGTGGAATTATCAGGATGCTGATTTTGAGTTTGGCTCCTGTCAAGCCAAAGAGCTATCGAGTCATCTCGAGAGTTTGCTTGCCAATGATCCAGTTGTTGTTCGAAGGGGCCACTATATTGTTGAGGTTATACCTCAG GGAGTGGGTAAAGGGAGGGCAGTTGATAAAATTCTCGGACAACTGGTAGCCAATGGAAAGCCACCAGAACTTATCATCTGTGTTGGCAATGACCGATCTGATGAAGACATGTTCCAGAGCATCAACAACGCCACGAAAAAAGAATCTTCGACCGCAGCTCCTGAGGTCTTTGCCTGCACAGTTGGTCAAAAGCCAAGCAGTGCCAAGTATTACATCGACGAAACCAGTGACGTGCTTCTGTTGCTAAAAGCTCTTGTGCAGTCCCAGAACAAAATAGTCTCCCCTTGA
- the LOC103994496 gene encoding histone-lysine N-methyltransferase TRX1, with the protein MALALEEFVHEEEDVDHPVRYLPLGHVYSSSASCVNPSGSSSVVSKKVKARKIVENGDLGGGEEDGGGRNELFGLDPAGMCKSSARQPILVYQRRIKKPCVGSPKRRVESCSERSEEGSDRGRSNGVVDSLGDGQIAKKRRIMKYELLRLGSGSGSLNGNAAPRSRAGEGCKRANSAEPKKHVRGAQKDSSALGKVKRWVELEFKGADPQVLIGLVCKVFWPMDDDWYKGSVTEYNPLTTQHRVEYEDGEIEHLILSSERIKFHLSCEDLEHLHLKCGVPNLEKKGPNYNELLALALSFHDCQDLEPGELVWAKLTGHAMWPAVVVSESNFGPRGDLKPTRINQSILVQFFGTHDFARIKLKQAIPFLNGLLSSLHLKCKQARFYRSLDEAKMYLIEQQLPKSMLHLQKRIEADDIKSASGEDEGTKSDDDLSTGYIINAVELASTSPIEIGNLRVTSLGKIVCDSDYFHNKKHIWPEGYTAFRKFTSLEDPCSVMSYRMEVLRNPKVKARPLFRVTTDDGEQIDGSTPNACWKEIYSRIRNKQCDDTQTEVEGSGLQKSGSYMFGFSNPHIAQLIQELPNSRVCSKYFDSYGDMPMGYRAVRVDWKDLDRCGVCDMDEEYEDNLFLQCDKCRIMVHAKCYGELEPLDGVLWLCNLCRPGAPKFPPRCCLCPVIGGAIKPTTDGRWAHLTCAMWIPETCLVDVKRMEPIDGISRINKDRWKLLCSICGVSYGACIQCSHNTCRVAYHPLCARAAGLCVELEDEDKIHLMSLDEDDDQCIRLLSFCKKHRQPSNERPPADDSLRVPTQLGSSYVPASNPSGCARSEPYNFSGRRGQKQPQILGAASQKRLFVENKPYLVTGFRQNGSACGLSGNISAQAQCTLDDLKLGASQFEKHGSVCSMAEKYRNMKATFRRRLAFGKSKIHGFGVFAKLAHKAGDMVIEYIGELVRPTIADIRERRIYNSLVGAGTYMFRIDDERVIDATRAGSIAHLINHSCEPNCYSRVISVNGDEHIIIFAKRDIEQWEELTYDYRFFSIDERLACYCGFSRCRGIVNDTEAEEQVAKIRVPLSELVQWKGE; encoded by the exons ATGGCGCTCGCCCTCGAGGAATTCGTCCACGAGGAGGAGGACGTGGACCACCCGGTACGCTATCTCCCTCTCGGCCATGTCTACTCCTCCTCTGCCTCCTGCGTCAACCCTAGCGGATCCTCCAGCGTCGTCTCCAAGAAGGTGAAGGCCCGGAAGATCGTCGAGAATGGCGACCTGGGGGGCGGAGAAGAGGACGGCGGCGGCCGGAATGAGCTCTTCGGCCTTGACCCCGCGGGAATGTGCAAGAGCAGTGCCAGGCAGCCGATCTTGGTCTACCAGCGGAGGATCAAGAAGCCCTGCGTTGGTTCCCCTAAACGGCGGGTCGAGTCGTGCTCCGAGCGGTCGGAGGAGGGAAGTGATCGAGGGAGGTCTAATGGTGTGGTCGATTCGCTTGGGGATGGGCAGATTGCGAAGAAGAGGCGAATCATGAAGTATGAGTTGCTTCGATTGGGATCTGGCTCCGGTTCTTTGAACGGAAACGCTGCGCCTCGTTCGAGAGCAGGCGAAGGGTGTAAGAGGGCTAATTCTGCTGAGCCAAAGAAGCATGTTCGTGGTGCTCAAAAGGATTCTTCTGCCTTGGGCAAAGTGAAGAGATGGGTTGA GTTGGAATTCAAAGGTGCAGACCCGCAGGTACTAATTGGCTTGGTGTGCAAG GTTTTCTGGCCTATGGATGATGACTGGTACAAGGGTTCTGTTACCGAGTATAATCCACTCACCACCCAACATAGA GTCGAATATGAGGATGGTGAGATTGAGCATTTAATTCTCTCGAGTGAAAGGATAAAATTTCACTTATCTTGTGAAGATCTGGAACATTTACATTTGAAATGTGGTGTTCCAAATCTAGAGAAGAAAGGGCCCAATTACAATGAATTGCTAGCTTTGGCTCTTAGTTTTCATGATTGCCAAGATCTTGAACCTGGTGAACTTGTATGGGCAAAACTTACAG GGCATGCTATGTGGCCAGCAGTTGTTGTAAGTGAATCAAATTTTGGTCCACGAGGAGATCTGAAGCCCActcgaataaatcaatcaattctTGTACAGTTTTTTGGGACACATGATTTTGCAAG GATTAAGTTGAAACAGGCCATCCCATTTCTCAACGGCCTGCTTTCCTCACTGCATCTTAAGTGCAAGCAGGCACGTTTCTATCGAAGCTTAGATGAAGCAAAAAT GTACTTGATTGAGCAGCAGCTTCCAAAGAGCATGCTGCATCTACAAAAAAGAATTGAGGCAGATGATATTAAATCTGCTtctggagaggatgaaggaacaaAATCTGATGATGATCTCTCAACAGGCTACATAATAAATGCTGTTGAACTGGCTAGCACCTCACCAATTGAAATAGGAAATCTTCGTGTAACTAGCTTAG GAAAAATAGTTTGTGATTCAGACTATTTCCATAACAAGAAGCACATCTGGCCTGAAGGATATACTGCTTTTAGAAAGTTCACGTCATTGGAAG ATCCATGTTCAGTGATGTCATATAGGATGGAAGTTCTGAGAAATCCCAAAGTAAAAGCTCGGCCTTTGTTTAGAGTAACAACAGATGATGGGGAGCAG ATCGATGGATCAACTCCAAATGCTTGTTGGAAGGAAATCTACAGCAGAATAAGGAATAAGCAATGCGATGATACTCAGACCGAAGTGGAAGGAAGTGGTCTTCAGAAATCTGGCTCATACATGTTTGGATTTTCCAATCCTCACATAGCCCAGCTAATTCAG GAACTCCCAAATTCTAGAGTGTGCTCAAAGTACTTTGACAGCTATGGGGATATGCCCATGGGTTACAGAGCTGTTCGAGTTGACTGGAAGGATCTTGATAGATGTGGTGTTTGTGACATGGACGAG GAGTATGAGGACAATCTATTCTTGCAGTGTGACAAATGCCGCATCATG GTGCATGCTAAATGCTATGGTGAACTGGAACCTTTGGATGGAGTGCTTTGGCTCTGCAATCTATGCCGGCCCGGGGCACCAAAGTTCCCTCCAAGATGCTGTCTCTGTCCTGTTATTG GTGGTGCTATCAAACCTACAACAGATGGGCGCTGGGCTCATTTGACTTGTGCCATGTGGATACCTG AGACATGTCTTGTTGATGTGAAGCGAATGGAGCCTATTGATGGAATAAGCAGAATTAATAAG GATCGGTGGAAACTTTTGTGCAGCATTTGTGGCGTATCTTATGGGGCCTGCATCCAG TGCTCTCATAATACCTGCCGAGTGGCATATCATCCTCTCTGTGCACGCGCTGCTGGTCTTTGTGTTGAG CTTGAAGATGAGGACAAAATTCACCTCATGTCACTTGATGAGGATGATGATCAGTGTATTCGCTTGCTCTCCTTCTGCAAGAAGCATAGGCAGCCATCAAATGAACGACCACCTGCAGATGACAGCTTAAGAGTGCCCACTCAGCTTGGTTCAAGTTATGTTCCTGCATCTAATCCATCTGGTTGTGCTAGGAGTG AGCCGTATAATTTCTCTGGGAGAAGAGGTCAGAAACAGCCTCAGATTCTTGGTGCTGCATCTCAAAAACGCCTATTTGTAGAGAACAAGCCATATCTGGTCACTGGTTTTCGTCAAAATGGAAGTGCCTGTGGTTTATCTGGCAATATATCTGCACAAGCTCAATGCACATTAGATGATCTTAAGCTGGGTGCTTCTCAGTTTGAGAAGCATGGAAGTGTCTGTTCTATGGCTGAGAAGTACAGAAACATGAAAGCAACATTCAGAAGGAGGCTTGCTTTTG GAAAGTCAAAAATTCATGGGTTTGGTGTTTTTGCCAAGCTTGCGCACAAGGCTGGAGACATG GTAATCGAGTACATAGGTGAGCTTGTTAGGCCCACAATAGCGGATATAAGGGAGCGGCGAATCTATAATTCGCTAGTG GGTGCTGGGACTTATATGTTTAGGATAGATGATGAGCGTGTAATCGATGCTACGAGGGCAGGAAGCATAGCTCATTTGATCAACCACTCCTGTGAA CCCAATTGTTATTCGAGGGTCATAAGTGTTAATGGTGATGAACATATTATAATATTTGCAAAACGTGACATTGAACAATGGGAGGAATTGACATATGACTACAG ATTTTTCTCAATTGATGAACGACTTGCTTGTTATTGTGGCTTCTCGAGATGTCGTGGAATTGTTAATGACACTGAAGCAGAAGAACAGGTGGCCAAAATTCGGGTACCTCTTAGTGAATTAGTTCAGTGGAAAGGTGAATGA